Proteins co-encoded in one Rudaeicoccus suwonensis genomic window:
- a CDS encoding pyridoxal phosphate-dependent decarboxylase family protein → MTSPARLAPQRPEATPVTRQNSTTSAVAALLDNHSALDYERAMIDTVVRVSQTMSDCTTPFSGITPERLSRSVAQIDLDRPVGDIPAALRELDQTYLRDAVYFHHPRYLAHLNCPVLIPAVVADAVATAVNSSLDTWDQSAGGTLMERRLIEWTAGRIGFGPDADGIFTSGGTQSNLHALYLAREHTLSRHAPDDARRADALSRLRIFTSTDSHFSVRTAARMLGLSRHAVVALDVDDERRMSVADLQIRLAECRRDGLIPMAVVATAGTTDFGVIDRLHPIADVCTDAGDVWLHVDGAYGGGLLVSPTRRAMLSGAERAHSMTIDFHKSFFQPVAASALIVRDHTFMDHARHHADYLNPERMARAGIPNQVDKSLQTTRRFDALKLWFTLRVLGADAIGELFDAVIDLADEAWSMIEDDRRFEVSAKSDLSTVVFRYRADDSVSPEHIDAANLHARQALSASGAALVASTTVDGATYLKFTLLNPRTTPGDIREVVDLIADHCVDYLADVTDCRVAG, encoded by the coding sequence ATGACTTCCCCTGCTCGGCTGGCCCCGCAACGGCCGGAGGCAACACCCGTCACCCGACAGAACAGCACGACCTCGGCCGTTGCCGCCCTGCTCGACAACCACAGCGCTCTGGACTACGAGCGCGCCATGATCGACACCGTGGTGCGCGTCTCGCAGACCATGAGCGACTGCACCACCCCGTTCTCGGGCATCACACCCGAACGCCTGAGCCGCAGTGTGGCGCAGATCGACCTCGACCGGCCGGTCGGCGACATCCCGGCGGCCCTGCGCGAGCTTGACCAGACCTATCTGCGCGACGCGGTCTACTTCCACCACCCGCGCTATCTGGCCCACCTCAACTGCCCCGTGCTGATCCCGGCTGTCGTCGCCGATGCCGTTGCCACTGCGGTGAATTCGTCGCTGGACACCTGGGATCAGAGCGCCGGCGGCACGCTCATGGAGCGCCGGCTGATCGAGTGGACCGCCGGTCGCATCGGCTTCGGTCCTGACGCCGACGGCATCTTCACCAGCGGTGGCACGCAGTCCAATCTGCACGCGCTCTACCTGGCGCGAGAGCACACACTGTCACGCCACGCGCCGGACGACGCCCGGCGCGCCGACGCTCTGTCGCGGTTGCGTATCTTCACGTCCACCGACAGCCACTTCAGTGTGCGCACCGCGGCTCGCATGCTCGGCCTGTCACGCCACGCCGTGGTCGCGCTCGATGTCGATGACGAACGCCGGATGAGCGTGGCAGATCTGCAGATTCGCCTTGCCGAGTGCCGACGCGACGGCCTGATCCCGATGGCGGTCGTCGCCACAGCGGGCACGACGGACTTCGGAGTCATCGATCGGCTGCATCCGATCGCGGACGTCTGCACCGACGCCGGAGACGTCTGGTTGCACGTCGACGGCGCGTATGGCGGTGGTCTGCTCGTCTCGCCCACCCGTCGAGCGATGCTGAGCGGTGCCGAGCGTGCACACTCGATGACGATCGACTTCCACAAGTCGTTCTTTCAGCCGGTCGCGGCCAGCGCACTGATCGTCCGTGACCATACGTTCATGGATCATGCCCGCCATCACGCGGACTACCTCAACCCCGAACGTATGGCGCGCGCCGGGATACCCAACCAGGTCGACAAGAGCCTGCAGACAACCCGCCGATTCGACGCGCTCAAGCTGTGGTTCACGCTGCGCGTGCTCGGTGCCGACGCGATCGGTGAACTCTTCGATGCAGTGATCGACCTCGCCGACGAGGCCTGGTCGATGATCGAGGATGACCGCCGGTTCGAGGTGAGCGCGAAGTCCGACCTGAGCACGGTGGTCTTCCGATACCGCGCCGACGACTCCGTCTCCCCCGAACACATCGATGCCGCCAATCTGCATGCGCGCCAGGCGTTGTCGGCGTCCGGCGCGGCTCTTGTCGCGAGCACGACCGTCGACGGGGCTACCTACCTGAAGTTCACCCTGCTCAACCCGCGCACGACGCCCGGCGACATACGTGAGGTTGTCGACCTCATCGCCGACCACTGCGTCGACTACCTGGCCGATGTCACCGACTGCCGCGTCGCCGGCTGA
- a CDS encoding ABC transporter ATP-binding protein — protein MTASISAEKLAIGYDGRRILDGLDVDIPTGSFTVIIGPNACGKSTLLRSLARMLKPLDGTVQLDGTDIRSLGARDVARRLGLLAQSPIAPDSISVADLVARGRFPHQGLLRQWSDADETAVSEAMQATGITALAERGVDELSGGQRQRVWLAMTLAQQTPLMLLDEPTTFLDIAHQIEVLDLCAQLHQEQQRTLVAVLHDINQAARYATHLIAMRQGEIVASGNPREVITEDLIEQVFGVRCRIIEDPETLTPLMIPAASQSASVAV, from the coding sequence ATGACTGCATCCATTTCTGCCGAAAAGCTCGCCATCGGGTATGACGGTCGGCGCATCCTCGACGGCCTCGACGTCGACATTCCGACGGGTTCGTTCACAGTGATCATCGGGCCCAACGCGTGCGGCAAGTCGACGCTGTTGCGGTCGCTGGCCCGGATGCTCAAGCCGCTCGACGGCACCGTGCAGCTCGACGGCACCGACATACGTTCACTCGGTGCTCGCGACGTCGCTCGGCGTCTTGGACTGCTTGCCCAGTCGCCGATCGCGCCCGACAGTATCAGCGTGGCCGACCTGGTTGCCCGTGGGCGATTCCCGCACCAGGGCCTGCTGCGCCAGTGGTCCGATGCCGATGAGACCGCCGTGAGCGAGGCGATGCAGGCGACCGGCATCACCGCGCTGGCCGAGCGCGGCGTCGACGAGTTGTCCGGCGGGCAGCGGCAGCGGGTGTGGCTGGCGATGACGCTGGCCCAGCAGACGCCACTGATGCTGCTGGACGAGCCGACGACCTTCCTCGACATCGCCCACCAGATCGAGGTGCTCGACCTGTGCGCGCAGCTGCACCAGGAGCAGCAACGCACGCTCGTCGCGGTGCTGCACGACATCAACCAGGCGGCGCGCTACGCCACCCACCTCATCGCCATGCGACAGGGCGAGATCGTCGCAAGCGGCAATCCCCGCGAGGTCATCACCGAAGACCTCATCGAGCAGGTCTTCGGCGTTCGCTGCCGCATCATCGAGGATCCAGAAACGTTGACACCGTTGATGATTCCCGCGGCAAGCCAGTCGGCCAGCGTCGCAGTCTGA
- a CDS encoding FecCD family ABC transporter permease has translation MSDRTATMARTVRVGPTFSRRMHWRPVVVTAIIVGVALALTVVSIGTGDYPMSPAAVIQTLLGHGNTLQDMVVQQLRLPRVATALAVGAALALAGAIMQSLVRNPLGSPDMLGISQGSTTGALLIIVWFGGSTAAVALGALVGGLTVAIVIFALAWRDGLHGTKLILIGVGVGAMLTGCNGYLLIKAQLPDAQAAMLWLTGSLDAATWGDAIPVAIALSVVVIALACGYGRSLAMLELGDDTAGGLGVRVQSVRLTLLAAAAILTALAAAAAGPVAFVALVSPQIARRLVRTPGPQLIPSMCLGAALMVAADLLATRLIPDNPLPVGVMTGLLGGIYLVGLLVSRRRAGLI, from the coding sequence ATGAGCGACCGGACCGCCACGATGGCCCGCACCGTGCGCGTCGGCCCCACCTTCTCTCGACGGATGCACTGGCGACCGGTCGTCGTGACAGCGATCATCGTCGGCGTCGCGCTGGCTCTGACCGTCGTGTCGATCGGCACCGGCGACTATCCGATGTCACCGGCCGCCGTCATACAGACGCTGCTCGGACACGGAAACACGTTGCAGGACATGGTGGTTCAGCAGTTGCGGCTCCCCCGAGTCGCGACCGCGCTCGCGGTGGGCGCAGCGCTCGCGCTCGCCGGCGCCATCATGCAGTCGCTGGTACGCAACCCGCTCGGCAGCCCCGACATGCTCGGCATCAGCCAGGGCTCCACCACAGGAGCGCTGCTGATCATCGTGTGGTTCGGCGGCAGCACCGCCGCCGTCGCGTTGGGCGCGCTCGTCGGTGGGCTCACCGTGGCGATCGTGATCTTCGCGCTCGCCTGGCGCGACGGACTGCACGGCACCAAGCTGATCCTGATCGGCGTCGGGGTCGGCGCGATGCTCACCGGCTGCAACGGCTACCTGCTCATCAAGGCGCAACTGCCCGACGCGCAAGCCGCCATGCTCTGGTTGACCGGCAGCCTGGATGCCGCGACCTGGGGTGACGCCATACCGGTCGCCATTGCGCTCAGCGTCGTCGTGATCGCACTCGCCTGCGGGTACGGGCGCAGCCTGGCGATGCTCGAACTCGGCGACGACACCGCCGGCGGGCTGGGTGTGCGTGTGCAGTCGGTGCGACTGACGTTGCTCGCGGCAGCCGCCATCCTCACCGCGCTGGCGGCGGCCGCCGCCGGACCGGTGGCCTTCGTCGCGCTGGTGTCTCCGCAGATCGCCCGCCGCCTCGTGCGCACTCCCGGGCCACAGCTGATCCCCTCGATGTGCCTCGGCGCAGCGCTCATGGTGGCCGCCGATCTGCTCGCCACTCGCCTCATCCCGGACAACCCTCTGCCGGTCGGGGTGATGACCGGTCTGCTCGGTGGTATCTATCTCGTCGGACTGCTCGTGTCCCGACGTCGCGCCGGCCTGATCTGA
- a CDS encoding FecCD family ABC transporter permease — MNASTTLAPSALTDRVGSESPVRRHTPRTALILLAIALVVVATASIAIGAKPLSLPDVWRGLTDSHSSSYVVVHQLRLPRTLLGLLVGAALGLAGCVMQNLTRNPLADPGLLGINAGAGAAVASSIYFFGATSLGGYIWFSLIGAFVVAVLVYAIGGGRSAGPGRLVLAGAALNATLYSYVNGLSLSDATTLDQLRFWTVGSLAGATDSTIVMILPFLVVGAALALLLGRSLAALQLGDDSARALGASPSRVRLLSIVAVTLLCGAATAACGPIVFVGLLAPHVVRRFTGPDPQWQLPACLLFAPVLLLGADVIGRVIARPGEVQVGVLTAVIGGPCLVAVVRRSKGLRG; from the coding sequence ATGAACGCGTCCACCACCCTCGCACCGTCCGCCCTGACGGACCGCGTCGGCAGCGAATCACCGGTGCGCCGACATACCCCTCGAACTGCCTTGATTTTGCTGGCGATTGCCCTGGTTGTCGTCGCCACCGCAAGCATCGCGATCGGCGCAAAACCGCTGTCTCTTCCCGATGTATGGCGCGGGCTCACCGACTCCCACAGCTCCAGCTACGTGGTGGTCCACCAGTTGCGGCTGCCGCGCACCCTGCTCGGACTGCTCGTCGGCGCCGCCCTCGGCCTGGCCGGCTGCGTGATGCAGAACCTCACGCGCAACCCGCTCGCCGACCCGGGCCTGCTGGGCATCAACGCCGGCGCAGGCGCCGCCGTGGCCTCCTCGATCTATTTCTTCGGCGCCACCTCGCTCGGTGGCTACATCTGGTTCTCGCTGATCGGCGCATTCGTCGTCGCCGTCCTGGTGTATGCCATCGGCGGAGGGCGCTCCGCCGGACCGGGTCGGCTGGTGCTGGCAGGTGCGGCGCTCAACGCGACGCTGTATTCCTATGTGAACGGTCTGAGCCTCAGCGATGCCACCACACTGGATCAACTGCGTTTCTGGACGGTGGGATCGCTTGCGGGGGCTACGGATTCGACGATCGTGATGATCCTGCCCTTCCTCGTCGTCGGTGCGGCGCTGGCGCTGTTGCTCGGCCGCTCACTGGCGGCGCTGCAACTGGGTGACGACAGCGCACGCGCGCTCGGCGCCTCTCCCTCCCGCGTCCGGCTGCTGTCGATCGTGGCAGTGACGCTGCTGTGTGGCGCCGCCACCGCGGCCTGCGGCCCGATCGTCTTCGTCGGGCTGCTCGCGCCACATGTCGTCCGCCGCTTCACCGGCCCGGATCCGCAGTGGCAGCTTCCGGCCTGCCTGTTGTTCGCGCCGGTGCTGCTGCTCGGCGCAGACGTGATCGGCCGCGTGATCGCCCGGCCGGGCGAGGTGCAGGTCGGTGTGCTCACCGCGGTGATCGGCGGACCGTGCCTGGTCGCCGTCGTGCGTCGCTCGAAGGGGCTGCGCGGATGA
- a CDS encoding ABC transporter substrate-binding protein, translating to MTRSTRPDLNRRTVLAAGGGLSLAALLAACGSGSGGSAAGPSGAGATSSTSGEWTFTDDRNKKITEKSTPQRVVAFTGTAAALWDFGVRDSIVGVFGETKLPDGSATPLAGDLDLSKVTIIGNAYGQFDLEKFLSTNPDLLATDAYTPNELWYVPAGSVSKIEAVAPTLAINTAWVSMIKPIEKHQQLAAALGADQNAADVTAAKKRFDAAAQAVRDAVKANPGITVLACSAATDIFYASNPKYAADLIYFASLGVQFVQPTKLDKGDYFQSLSWENAGTYPADILLLDNRSTSLQPKDLTGNAAWTALPAVKADQVTGWDTVPRFSYAGVAPNLERLAAAIKTAKKL from the coding sequence ATGACCCGTTCAACGCGCCCCGATCTCAACCGCAGGACCGTGCTGGCCGCCGGCGGCGGACTCAGCCTGGCGGCACTGCTCGCGGCCTGCGGGTCGGGCTCGGGCGGATCGGCGGCTGGCCCGTCCGGCGCCGGCGCGACGAGCAGCACGTCCGGTGAGTGGACCTTCACCGACGACCGCAACAAGAAGATCACCGAGAAGTCGACGCCCCAGCGTGTCGTGGCGTTCACCGGGACCGCCGCCGCTCTCTGGGATTTCGGCGTGCGCGACAGCATCGTCGGCGTCTTCGGCGAGACGAAGCTTCCTGACGGCTCGGCGACGCCGCTCGCCGGCGACTTGGACCTGTCCAAGGTCACGATCATCGGCAACGCCTACGGCCAGTTCGACCTGGAGAAGTTCCTGTCGACCAACCCCGACTTGCTGGCCACGGACGCTTACACCCCGAACGAGCTGTGGTATGTCCCGGCCGGCAGCGTCTCCAAGATCGAGGCGGTCGCACCGACGCTGGCGATCAACACCGCTTGGGTGTCGATGATCAAGCCGATCGAGAAGCACCAACAGTTGGCCGCCGCGCTCGGCGCCGACCAGAACGCCGCCGACGTGACCGCGGCCAAGAAGCGCTTCGACGCAGCTGCCCAGGCGGTGCGGGACGCCGTCAAGGCGAACCCGGGCATCACGGTGCTGGCGTGCTCGGCGGCGACCGACATCTTCTACGCCTCGAACCCGAAATACGCCGCCGACCTGATCTACTTCGCGAGCCTGGGCGTGCAGTTCGTGCAGCCGACCAAGCTGGACAAGGGCGACTACTTCCAGAGCCTGAGCTGGGAGAACGCCGGCACCTATCCCGCCGACATCCTGCTGCTCGACAACCGTTCGACGTCGCTGCAGCCCAAGGACCTCACCGGCAATGCCGCCTGGACGGCACTGCCGGCGGTCAAGGCCGACCAGGTCACCGGTTGGGACACCGTGCCACGGTTCTCGTATGCAGGCGTCGCGCCGAACCTGGAGCGACTGGCCGCCGCGATCAAGACCGCCAAGAAGCTCTGA
- a CDS encoding AI-2E family transporter, whose product MARQRPSKPEPVVARDEERSIAGDPPTNDAPASAAARRNPNQGLDRSGVISYGLRWTASWSLRVIVIIVATWLLLKVFGMFWSALLPIAVALLVTTVLWPPVRWLRAHGFPPALAAACGLIGAFVVVGGIIAAIAPSVSSQWGDLTNQAVRGVHQVQTWLQTGPLHVKPTQIDDATKTITTKLQSSGDKIASTALSGISLAGKVLIDAVVSLILTFFFLKDGARFLPWMRVTFGRGAGAHFTEALTRVWNTLSAFIRTQAIVSAVDSIFIGIGLVVLGVPLAAPLVVLTFFGGFIPIIGAFTAGTVAVLVALVTVGVTKAAIVLVIIVLVQQVEGHILQPLLQSKSMSLHPAIVLLAIAFGGDQFGIVGAFFAVPTAASIAVLWRYLSEQVDLRTGDALAHELDSLTPEGRYAAESGEEHGRRMALRVRRRERRERD is encoded by the coding sequence GTGGCCAGACAACGACCGAGCAAGCCCGAACCCGTCGTCGCCCGCGACGAGGAGCGCTCCATCGCCGGCGACCCGCCCACCAACGACGCCCCGGCCAGCGCGGCCGCGCGGCGCAATCCCAACCAGGGCCTCGACCGCAGCGGGGTCATCAGTTACGGCCTGCGCTGGACCGCGAGCTGGTCGCTGCGCGTGATCGTGATCATCGTGGCGACCTGGTTGTTGCTGAAGGTCTTCGGGATGTTCTGGTCGGCGCTGCTGCCGATCGCAGTGGCGCTGCTGGTGACGACGGTGCTGTGGCCGCCGGTGCGATGGCTGCGGGCGCACGGCTTCCCGCCGGCTCTGGCGGCTGCCTGCGGATTGATCGGTGCCTTCGTGGTCGTCGGCGGCATCATCGCCGCGATCGCCCCGTCGGTGAGTTCGCAGTGGGGCGACCTGACCAATCAGGCAGTGCGCGGTGTGCACCAGGTGCAGACCTGGCTGCAGACCGGGCCGTTGCACGTCAAGCCGACCCAGATCGACGACGCGACGAAGACGATCACCACCAAGCTGCAGTCCAGCGGCGACAAGATCGCTTCGACCGCCCTGAGCGGCATCAGTCTGGCCGGCAAGGTGCTGATCGACGCCGTGGTTTCGTTGATCCTGACCTTTTTCTTCCTCAAGGATGGCGCGCGCTTCCTACCGTGGATGCGGGTGACCTTCGGCCGCGGCGCGGGTGCTCACTTCACCGAGGCACTGACCCGCGTCTGGAACACGCTGTCGGCGTTCATCCGCACCCAGGCCATCGTCAGTGCCGTCGACTCGATCTTCATCGGCATCGGCCTGGTCGTGCTGGGCGTGCCGCTGGCCGCTCCGCTGGTCGTGCTGACCTTCTTCGGTGGCTTCATCCCGATCATCGGTGCGTTCACCGCGGGCACCGTCGCCGTGCTGGTCGCCCTGGTCACGGTCGGCGTCACCAAAGCGGCCATCGTGCTGGTGATCATCGTGCTGGTGCAGCAGGTCGAAGGGCACATCCTGCAACCGCTGCTGCAGAGCAAGTCGATGTCGCTGCACCCGGCGATCGTGCTGCTGGCAATCGCCTTCGGCGGCGACCAGTTCGGCATCGTCGGGGCATTCTTTGCCGTGCCGACCGCCGCGTCGATCGCAGTGCTGTGGCGCTATCTGTCCGAGCAGGTGGACCTGCGCACCGGCGACGCGCTCGCGCACGAGCTCGACTCACTCACCCCTGAGGGCCGGTATGCCGCAGAGTCGGGCGAAGAACACGGCCGACGTATGGCGTTGCGTGTCCGGCGACGCGAACGCCGCGAGCGCGACTGA
- a CDS encoding AAA domain-containing protein, whose product MNSEPGQPDSANVWLATGRVARVRAAVAGWQRHLVDLGGRNTMLWFRELPSGTLDLTRAHPAGSAKLFSAGSVRLDDLFREPAALADATRRARVIRGKARELAEERGVWTCFLAIGMATWDRPGAEHPPAAPLLLRRCDIVATPGHPDRLTLQLGERSEFNSVLAKYLEVEHGLDLDVDKINEYANSTTQFDTSKMFIAIRRACATVPGFRVDRRYVVSSFTHTKLPMVRDLSDQLGQLHENHVVAALAGDPEAIEHVAADAPPFVEGDVASEHLVLDADSSQEDVIQAVRAGAHLVVKGPPGTGKSQTIANLIATIAADGRRVLFVAEKRAAIDAVVRRLDQAGLHDLVLDVRDGRADRHTVVGQFVEQLNTSGVTPPAPPADQSVLLSARNRLGAHRRAMHDPRPPWGVSVDEAQTRITELNAQRPAPRSRAWITPDDLESISEARRIELSAALVEVAGLNAWPVDGRKDPWYGARVVGIQQAERTRDLVAELAEGRLATHLKVVKQLCDQVGLPPGTTMLEVEHRLDLMADAYKTLESFRPEVFEAPLDELVLATGSSAYRKGQDAHLGAVERRRLRKNARALLRPGQPPADLHGVLVLAASQRARWREVAGKGSHPSAPVELSAVAVAHERLRTDLEWLGERLAGTAGKGDLLSTDFTALQDRLDDLFAAADRLALVPSVIGKLDYLRANGLGDLLDDLATRRVTADAVADEFEFVWWRAVLARIAETDREYGDVTGDALRQLVADYSATDAQHVESGAAGVRAAVAAQARRVTHDLPEQAKLLLEQRNSTSPLELRDLLPAAPELLTALKPCWAMSPLVVASLMPPGLWFDVVVFDEASQIPPAEAISAISRAGQVVVVGDPRQLPPTRIRSGADVDDIEVPGGESVLDALIPLLPGRELTWHYRALDERLIAFANAHVYRGSMVTFPGVGDDAVVRLDVVDGASVDGESSDAEVDRVVQVVLDQARRRPRESIGVITLSQRHADRIETAVRAAVTAAPDLARLMDDHRSEPFFVKDLDRVQGDERDAVILSVGYGRTTRGELLHRFGAVSDGGGERRLNVAITRARRRMTVVATFSGDELHPAQLRSRGGLMLRDFLLYAASGGAARRVPALAQAPTAAVSGAPAVPDNPSAGGSDSNGSASNGADAHGPGPDAVVDDMTVVGGSGSASATGAPSASPAEGTPTSPSAKNTRPSVVRRGPDGRRRRVASTGSVLDRPVLPQTNVGPVPPLVLDLARRLRAEGLIVHPGWGTSVHRLDLAVEDPRRPGSLLVAIETDGPVYGSISATRDRERLRVEQLRRLGWAHERVWTRDLYRDPAREVARLVAAVHAASVARRDAEAADRAAANPWLDRT is encoded by the coding sequence GTGAACTCCGAGCCCGGCCAACCCGATTCGGCCAACGTGTGGCTCGCAACCGGCCGGGTGGCCAGGGTGCGGGCCGCCGTTGCCGGCTGGCAGCGTCACCTGGTCGACCTCGGTGGGCGCAACACGATGCTGTGGTTCCGCGAATTGCCGAGTGGCACTCTCGATCTGACCCGTGCTCACCCGGCAGGCTCGGCCAAACTGTTCTCCGCCGGCAGCGTGCGCCTGGACGATCTCTTCCGCGAGCCGGCTGCCTTGGCCGATGCGACGCGCCGGGCGCGCGTCATACGTGGCAAAGCCCGTGAACTCGCCGAGGAACGCGGCGTCTGGACCTGTTTCCTGGCGATCGGTATGGCGACGTGGGATCGCCCCGGAGCCGAACACCCACCAGCGGCGCCACTGTTGCTGCGGCGCTGCGACATCGTGGCGACTCCCGGCCATCCGGACCGTCTGACCTTGCAACTGGGGGAGCGTTCAGAGTTCAACTCGGTGCTGGCGAAGTATCTCGAAGTCGAGCACGGCCTCGACCTCGATGTCGACAAGATCAACGAATACGCAAATTCCACAACGCAATTCGACACCTCAAAGATGTTCATCGCGATCCGTCGGGCGTGCGCCACCGTGCCCGGGTTCCGTGTCGACCGCAGGTATGTCGTCAGCAGCTTCACCCACACCAAACTCCCGATGGTGCGCGATCTGTCCGATCAGCTCGGGCAGTTGCACGAGAACCACGTGGTCGCGGCGCTTGCCGGTGACCCCGAGGCCATCGAGCACGTCGCCGCCGATGCGCCGCCTTTCGTCGAAGGCGATGTGGCCTCCGAACACTTGGTGCTCGACGCCGACTCCTCGCAGGAGGACGTCATCCAGGCGGTGCGCGCCGGAGCCCACCTGGTGGTCAAAGGTCCGCCGGGCACGGGCAAGAGCCAAACCATCGCCAACCTGATCGCCACCATCGCAGCCGACGGTCGGCGGGTGCTGTTCGTCGCCGAGAAGCGCGCCGCGATCGACGCCGTCGTTCGTCGCCTCGACCAGGCCGGACTGCACGATCTGGTGCTGGACGTGCGCGACGGCCGCGCCGATCGGCACACAGTCGTCGGACAGTTCGTCGAGCAGCTGAACACGTCGGGAGTCACCCCGCCCGCGCCGCCGGCCGATCAGTCCGTGCTGCTGTCCGCACGCAACCGGCTGGGCGCCCACCGCCGAGCGATGCACGATCCGCGTCCGCCGTGGGGCGTGAGTGTCGACGAGGCGCAGACCCGGATCACCGAACTCAACGCCCAGCGACCCGCGCCGCGCTCGCGGGCGTGGATCACTCCCGACGACCTGGAATCGATCAGCGAGGCACGCCGGATCGAGCTGTCGGCGGCCCTCGTCGAGGTGGCCGGCCTCAACGCCTGGCCCGTCGACGGCCGGAAGGACCCCTGGTATGGCGCTCGCGTGGTCGGCATCCAGCAAGCCGAGCGCACGCGCGACCTGGTCGCCGAACTCGCCGAAGGCCGCCTCGCGACCCATCTGAAGGTGGTCAAGCAGCTGTGCGATCAGGTGGGTCTGCCACCCGGCACCACGATGCTCGAGGTCGAGCACCGCCTCGATCTCATGGCGGACGCATACAAGACGCTGGAGTCCTTCCGGCCGGAGGTCTTCGAAGCGCCGCTGGACGAGTTGGTGCTCGCCACTGGTTCGAGCGCCTACCGCAAAGGCCAGGACGCGCATCTCGGCGCCGTCGAACGCCGTCGGCTGCGCAAGAACGCTCGAGCCCTGTTGCGACCGGGCCAGCCACCGGCCGATCTGCACGGCGTGCTCGTCCTCGCGGCGAGCCAGCGCGCGCGCTGGCGCGAGGTCGCGGGTAAAGGATCCCACCCGTCGGCACCGGTCGAGTTGTCGGCGGTTGCCGTCGCGCACGAACGCCTCCGCACCGACCTGGAGTGGCTCGGAGAACGACTCGCCGGCACGGCCGGTAAAGGCGACCTGCTGAGCACCGACTTCACCGCGCTGCAGGACCGACTGGACGATCTGTTCGCCGCGGCCGACCGGCTGGCCCTGGTGCCCAGCGTCATAGGCAAGCTGGATTACCTGCGGGCCAACGGTCTCGGTGACCTGCTCGACGACCTCGCCACCCGCCGAGTCACCGCGGATGCGGTCGCCGATGAGTTCGAATTCGTCTGGTGGCGTGCCGTGCTCGCGCGCATCGCCGAGACCGACCGAGAGTATGGCGACGTCACCGGTGACGCGCTGCGCCAACTGGTCGCGGACTACAGCGCGACCGACGCGCAGCACGTCGAGTCGGGCGCAGCGGGAGTGCGTGCCGCCGTCGCTGCGCAGGCCCGGCGCGTGACGCATGATCTACCCGAACAGGCGAAACTGCTTCTCGAACAACGGAATTCGACCAGCCCGTTGGAACTCCGTGATCTGTTGCCCGCGGCGCCGGAGTTGCTCACCGCACTGAAGCCGTGCTGGGCGATGAGCCCATTGGTTGTCGCATCGCTGATGCCACCCGGACTGTGGTTCGACGTCGTCGTCTTCGACGAGGCATCGCAGATCCCTCCGGCCGAGGCGATCTCGGCGATCTCCCGGGCCGGTCAGGTGGTGGTTGTCGGCGACCCGCGGCAGTTGCCACCGACCCGGATCCGCAGCGGCGCCGACGTCGACGACATCGAGGTGCCCGGCGGTGAGTCGGTGCTCGATGCGCTGATCCCGCTGCTCCCGGGTCGCGAACTCACCTGGCACTACCGCGCACTCGACGAACGACTGATCGCGTTCGCGAACGCCCATGTCTACCGCGGCAGCATGGTGACCTTCCCTGGCGTCGGCGACGATGCGGTCGTGCGGCTCGACGTCGTCGACGGTGCGTCGGTCGACGGCGAATCCAGCGACGCCGAGGTGGATCGCGTCGTGCAGGTGGTGCTCGACCAGGCGCGCAGGCGCCCGCGGGAGTCGATCGGTGTGATCACGTTGAGCCAGCGGCATGCGGACCGCATCGAGACCGCCGTGCGAGCGGCGGTGACGGCTGCACCCGATCTGGCACGACTGATGGATGACCACCGTTCCGAACCCTTCTTTGTCAAGGATCTCGACCGCGTCCAAGGCGACGAGCGCGATGCGGTGATTTTGTCGGTGGGGTACGGCCGCACCACCCGGGGTGAGTTGCTGCACCGCTTCGGCGCGGTGAGCGACGGTGGCGGCGAACGTCGGCTCAACGTCGCGATCACCCGGGCACGTCGCCGGATGACCGTTGTCGCGACCTTCTCCGGCGACGAACTCCACCCCGCGCAGCTGCGCTCACGTGGCGGACTGATGCTCCGGGACTTCCTGCTGTATGCCGCATCCGGTGGTGCCGCCAGGCGCGTTCCGGCGCTGGCGCAGGCGCCGACCGCAGCCGTTTCGGGCGCTCCCGCGGTGCCGGACAACCCGAGTGCGGGCGGTTCTGATTCGAACGGCTCTGCTTCGAATGGCGCTGATGCGCATGGGCCGGGCCCGGATGCGGTTGTCGATGACATGACAGTGGTCGGTGGTTCGGGTAGTGCATCCGCGACTGGTGCGCCCTCAGCATCGCCGGCAGAAGGGACGCCCACCTCGCCGAGCGCGAAGAACACCCGCCCCTCGGTGGTGCGACGTGGTCCCGACGGACGCCGGCGGCGCGTCGCCTCCACCGGAAGTGTGCTCGACCGGCCGGTGCTGCCGCAGACGAATGTCGGGCCGGTGCCGCCACTGGTCCTGGACCTGGCGCGACGGCTGCGCGCCGAAGGCCTCATCGTGCATCCCGGCTGGGGCACCTCGGTGCACCGGCTCGACCTCGCCGTCGAGGATCCGCGACGGCCGGGATCTCTCCTGGTCGCGATCGAGACGGACGGTCCGGTCTACGGCTCGATCAGCGCCACTCGTGACCGGGAGCGTCTACGGGTGGAGCAGTTGCGACGTCTCGGTTGGGCGCATGAGCGGGTCTGGACTCGCGATCTTTATCGAGACCCGGCACGGGAGGTTGCCCGGTTGGTGGCTGCGGTGCACGCGGCGTCGGTGGCCAGGCGCGATGCCGAAGCGGCCGATCGTGCCGCCGCCAATCCATGGCTCGACCGGACATGA